The nucleotide window TTCATCGACCCGTGCCTTATCTCCCAAACGAGTTAGGCTCGTTTCGGTCCGTTCACCCACAATCTTCTTCGCAATGAAGTAGTGATGATCGGCCATCGCCGCTACCTGTGGCAAATGCGTAATACAGAGCACCTGTGAAGCCCGGGCAATACCACTGATTTTTTCGGCGATTGCCTGAGCAACTCGGCCACTGACCCCAGTATCGACTTCATCAAAGATAATCGACGTCACGCCCTGCGATTCGGAGAAAATCGTCTTCAACGCTAGCATGATTCGGGAAAGTTCCCCACCGGAAGCAATCTTAGCTAACGGCCGCATAGCCTCGCCAGGATTGGTCCGTAGATAAAATTCCACGTGATCCAGTCCTGTACTTAAAATCGGTTGGCCCTTGGACCGCGTGAAATGCACCGCGAAAACCGTCTTATCCATATAGAGGTCCGCCAATTCACCATGAATAGCTGCTTCCAAATTGGTAGCAGCTTGTTTCCGAGCCTTACTGAGCTGTTCGCCAATCTGCAAAAGGGTCGACCGCTGTTCAGCAACCTGACCTTCCAAATCATCGGCTTGTTCATCGGTCGATTGCATTTGCTTCAGCTCCACAGAGATCTTATCAAAGTAGCGCAACACTTGTTCTTCGGAATCACCGTACTTACGCTTCAGTTGGTTAATGACGTCCAGGCGGCGTTCAATTTCATCCAAACGGCCTTCGTCCCATTCCAACAGATCCAATTGAGAGGAAACGTCCCCCACGGCATCGTTTAGCGCGTAATAGGCAGTTTCTAGACTACTGGCAATCTGCTTAAAAGCGGGATCGAAGTCAGCAATGGCCTGCATAGCCTGCATGGCATTGCTGATTTGGTCATTCGCTCCAGGAGTCGTGTCTTCACCCGACAACAGGAGCTGTGTCCGTTGCAAACCGTCGTTAATTTTCTGGAAATTATCCAGGCGATCCCGTTCCGCAATCAACGCCGTCTCTTCACCCGTCTGTAGATTAGCAGATTCAATTTCATTAACCTGAAACTTCAGCATATCGAGGTGCTGGGCCCACTCTTTTTCATTGGTCCGCTTATTTTCCAACGTAGCTTGAACCTGTACATAGCGTTGATAGGTCTTTTGATAGCGCTGTCGTAAGTCAGCAATCTTATCGCCAGCAAACTCATCGAGCATCCCCAGATGTTTTTCTGGCTGCATGAGCTCCTGATGCTCGTTTTGCCCGTGAATGTCGACCGCCGTTTCCCCAATTCGCTTCAAGGTATTGGTGTTAACCAACATTCCGTTGACCCGACAGGTATTGCGACCATTCTGATGAATTTCACGCTGTAAAATGACGCTCCCATCATCGTGATCAATTCCCAAATCATCTAAAACCCGATAGGTGGCCCCACCGTGAGGAAACGAAAAGCTTCCCTGGATGATGGCCTTATCGGTCCCCGTCCGCACGAAGTTGGCTGAACCGCGGCCCCCGGCCAGTAAGCCCACTGCATCAATGATAATGGACTTCCCGGCACCGGTTTCCCCGGTCAGAACCGTCATGCCCTTCTTAAAGGCAACGTCCAACTGGTCGATAATCGCAAAATTTTTAATTGAAAGCTCCTGTAACACGTTTTGGCCTCCTAATAAAACGACCACCGCTGCTTCGTCAGCGTTAATGCTGGTGAGTCAGTCGTGGTCGGTGTCTTAATCCGCAAGCATGCGGTCAATCGCTTTTTCTAGTTGTAGGGCGCCTTGATGGTTGACGCATACCGTCAAAACGGAACTGTCATCGCCCACCGTACCAAACACAAAATCATAACGCATTTGATCCAGCAGCGAGGCAATCACTGGCCCATTACCTGGCAAGACTTTTAAAATCGTAAATTGATCCTGCACGGCAAAGGAAATGTAGGCGTTCTGCAAGGTTCGCTGCAACTTCTTTTGCGTATCGATCTTTTTTTGAACGGGTAAACTATACCGATAACCACCGGAGTCAGCTGGTAGCTTGACCAACTGCATTTCCTTAATGTCCCGTGAGATAGTAGCCTGCGTCACGTGAATCCCGTCTTCGGCTAACAGCCGCACAAAATCCTCTTGTCGTTCAATTTCTCGGGTCGTCAGTAGCCGCTTAAGTAATTGCTGACGTTCTTGCTTCTTCATACCTAGCCCCCCTCATGTGATAAAGATGCATAATCTTATCATATACCAGACCTAAGTATTTGGAAAGCATATTCTCATAATTTTCTCATAATCTACTGATTTAGGCCTTTATAAGCATTGTCAATAGTATGTTCCACTGAGACAGAACTTGCAACAACTGCATGTTTATCAACTGACTGTAAGTGGACCAAGAACTCAATATTGCCCTCACCACCA belongs to Levilactobacillus yonginensis and includes:
- the recN gene encoding DNA repair protein RecN; this translates as MLQELSIKNFAIIDQLDVAFKKGMTVLTGETGAGKSIIIDAVGLLAGGRGSANFVRTGTDKAIIQGSFSFPHGGATYRVLDDLGIDHDDGSVILQREIHQNGRNTCRVNGMLVNTNTLKRIGETAVDIHGQNEHQELMQPEKHLGMLDEFAGDKIADLRQRYQKTYQRYVQVQATLENKRTNEKEWAQHLDMLKFQVNEIESANLQTGEETALIAERDRLDNFQKINDGLQRTQLLLSGEDTTPGANDQISNAMQAMQAIADFDPAFKQIASSLETAYYALNDAVGDVSSQLDLLEWDEGRLDEIERRLDVINQLKRKYGDSEEQVLRYFDKISVELKQMQSTDEQADDLEGQVAEQRSTLLQIGEQLSKARKQAATNLEAAIHGELADLYMDKTVFAVHFTRSKGQPILSTGLDHVEFYLRTNPGEAMRPLAKIASGGELSRIMLALKTIFSESQGVTSIIFDEVDTGVSGRVAQAIAEKISGIARASQVLCITHLPQVAAMADHHYFIAKKIVGERTETSLTRLGDKARVDEIARMSAGTQVTKLALEHASELLGLADEAKTKRNKQKAKHVN
- a CDS encoding arginine repressor, with the protein product MKKQERQQLLKRLLTTREIERQEDFVRLLAEDGIHVTQATISRDIKEMQLVKLPADSGGYRYSLPVQKKIDTQKKLQRTLQNAYISFAVQDQFTILKVLPGNGPVIASLLDQMRYDFVFGTVGDDSSVLTVCVNHQGALQLEKAIDRMLAD